Proteins from one Oenanthe melanoleuca isolate GR-GAL-2019-014 chromosome 1, OMel1.0, whole genome shotgun sequence genomic window:
- the GPR83 gene encoding G-protein coupled receptor 83 → MLSRFVWLALPHLAKAFVTAAKLPLNGSLEETVVVPNVSGFFSWDNESLADWQSFVGRSRYGAESQSPTVKALLIAAYSFIIVFSLFGNVLVCHVAIKTKRVHSATSLFIVNLAVADIMITLLNTPFTLARFVNSTWIFGKGMCHVSRFAQYCSLHVSALTLTAIAVDRHQVIMHPLKPRISTGKGLVYISVIWIMATCFSLPHAIYQKLFTFEYSEDVTRCLCLPDFPEPADLFWKYLDLTTFVLLYVLPLLIISAAYLTVAKKLWLRNVIGDVTTEQYLVLRRKNKKTIKMLMLVVILFAVCWFPLNCYVVLLSSQTIHTNNALYFAFHWFAMSSTCYNPFIYCWLNDSFRAELKALLNVCRKAPRPTEQRLPSTVPSYRLAWPENSNVKRLQASHVLPPSSTIQSGKTDISAVEPIVAVS, encoded by the exons ATGCTGTCCCGCTTTGTGTGGCTCGCCCTTCCCCACCTGGCTAAAGCCTTTGTGACCGCAGCAAAGTTGCCCCTCAATgggagcctggaggagactgtgGTAGTCCCGAACGTGTCGGGTTTCTTTTCCTGGGACAACGAGAGCCTGGCGGACTGGCAGAGCTTTGTGGGCAGGAGCCGGTACGGAGCGGAGTCGCAGAGCCCCACGGTGAAAGCGCTGCTCATCGCCGCGTACTCCTTCATCATCGTCTTCTCCCTCTTCGGCAATGTCCTGGTCTGCCACGTTGCCATCAAGACGAAGCGGGTGCACTCCGCCACCAGCTTGTTCATCGTGAACCTGGCGGTGGCCGATATCATGATCACGCTCCTCAACACACCTTTCACGCTG GCTCGTTTTGTGAACAGCACCTGGATCTTTGGGAAGGGGATGTGCCACGTCAGCAGGTTTGCACAGTACTGCTCCCTCCACGTCTCTGCCCTGACCCTTACAGCCATTGCTGTGGACAGGCACCAG GTTATAATGCACCCCCTGAAGCCTCGCATATCTACCGGAAAAGGTCTTGTCTACATCTCTGTAATCTGGATCATGGCAACTTGTTTTTCCCTACCGCATGCTATCTACCAAAAGCTCTTTACCTTCGAATACAG TGAGGATGTTACCCGGTGCCTGTGTCTGCCAGATTTCCCTGAGCCTGCTGACCTCTTTTGGAAGTACCTTGATTTAACAACCTTCGTTTTGCTCTACGTCCTGCCCCTTCTGATCATCTCTGCTGCCTACTTGACGGTGGCAAAGAAGCTCTGGCTGCGCAATGTCATCGGGGACGTCACCACCGAGCAGTACCTCGTCCTCCGCAGGAAGAACAAGAAGACCATCAAGATGCTGATGCTCGTTGTCATCCTCTTCGCAGTTTGCTGGTTCCCCTTGAATTGCTACGTCGTCCTCCTCTCCAGCCAGACCATCCACACCAACAACGCCCTCTACTTCGCCTTCCACTGGTTTGCAATGAGCAGCACCTGCTACAACCCCTTCATCTACTGCTGGCTCAACGACAGCTTCCGAGCGGAGCTGAAGGCTCTGCTCAACGTGTGCAGAAAAGCCCCCAGGCCCACGGAGCAGAGGCTCCCCTCCACAGTCCCCTCCTACCGACTGGCTTGGCCAGAAAACAGCAATGTCAAGAGGCTGCAGGCCTCCCATGTCCTTCCACCATCCTCCACCATCCAGTCAGGAAAGACAGACATCTCTGCAGTTGAGCCAATAGTAGCTGTGAGCTAA